The Chelatococcus sp. HY11 genome includes a window with the following:
- a CDS encoding AarF/ABC1/UbiB kinase family protein, with the protein MQDSDSPKADREANRLSARAARYARVGRDVGGIAAKLAGARALGLTTDREQNAGELMRALGGLKGPLMKVAQLLSTIPDALPPEYATELQKLQAEAPPMGAAFVKRRMMSELGPDWATRFQSFDLRPAAAASLGQVHRATAHDGTALACKLQYPDMQSAVEADLVQLGLVMKLQRRFNPSIDTREIATEIGARLREELDYRREAKHAALYRLMLADVPDVRVPRVHEDLSTGRLLTLDWLQGERLLDFRHASLDTRNRLATVMFGAWWHPFSHYGVIHGDPHLGNYTVFRGGPDNNAQGINLLDYGCIRIFPPAFVGGVVDLYRGLLGGDEERVVQAYETWGFRGLTRDLISVLNMWARFIYGPLLDDRVRTIADGVAPGEYGRREAWRVKQALKEKGPVRIPREFVFMDRAAIGLGAVFLHLKAELNFHRLFEAEIESFDLNVVRDRQARALVESGLA; encoded by the coding sequence ATGCAGGACAGCGACAGCCCCAAAGCCGATCGGGAAGCAAACCGCCTTTCGGCGCGGGCTGCGCGTTATGCCCGGGTCGGGCGCGATGTGGGCGGCATCGCTGCCAAACTTGCCGGTGCCCGGGCGCTCGGATTGACCACGGATCGCGAGCAGAATGCCGGGGAGCTTATGCGCGCTCTCGGTGGCCTCAAGGGGCCGCTGATGAAGGTGGCCCAGCTTCTCTCCACCATTCCCGATGCCTTGCCGCCGGAATATGCGACCGAACTGCAGAAGTTGCAGGCGGAGGCCCCGCCCATGGGAGCTGCCTTCGTGAAGCGGCGCATGATGAGCGAGCTCGGGCCGGATTGGGCCACGCGCTTTCAATCCTTCGATCTGAGGCCGGCGGCGGCCGCTTCGCTCGGGCAGGTGCATCGCGCCACCGCGCATGACGGCACGGCGCTTGCCTGCAAGCTGCAGTACCCTGACATGCAGTCGGCGGTCGAGGCGGACCTGGTGCAGCTTGGCCTCGTCATGAAGCTGCAACGCCGCTTCAATCCCTCCATCGACACACGGGAGATCGCCACCGAGATCGGCGCGCGCCTGCGCGAGGAGCTGGATTATCGCCGCGAGGCCAAGCATGCCGCGCTCTATCGCCTCATGCTGGCCGATGTGCCTGATGTGCGCGTGCCGCGCGTGCATGAGGATCTGTCGACCGGCCGTCTCCTGACGCTGGACTGGCTGCAGGGCGAGCGGCTGCTGGATTTCCGGCATGCCTCGCTCGATACCCGCAACAGGCTGGCCACCGTGATGTTCGGCGCCTGGTGGCATCCTTTCAGCCACTATGGCGTCATCCACGGCGATCCCCATCTCGGCAACTATACCGTCTTCCGCGGCGGTCCGGACAACAACGCGCAAGGCATCAATCTCCTGGACTACGGATGCATCCGGATTTTCCCGCCAGCCTTCGTCGGCGGCGTAGTGGATCTTTATCGCGGGCTCCTCGGTGGGGACGAGGAACGCGTGGTGCAGGCTTATGAAACCTGGGGTTTCCGCGGGCTGACGCGCGATCTCATCAGCGTGCTGAACATGTGGGCGCGCTTCATCTATGGCCCGTTGCTGGACGACCGCGTGCGGACGATCGCCGATGGCGTGGCGCCGGGCGAATATGGCCGGCGCGAGGCCTGGCGCGTCAAACAGGCGCTGAAGGAGAAGGGCCCGGTCCGCATACCACGCGAATTCGTCTTCATGGACCGCGCCGCGATTGGCCTTGGCGCGGTTTTCCTGCATCTCAAGGCCGAATTGAATTTCCACCGGCTGTTCGAGGCCGAGATCGAAAGCTTTGATCTCAATGTCGTGCGGGACCGGCAGGCGAGGGCGTTGGTGGAAAGCGGCCTGGCTTGA
- a CDS encoding aa3-type cytochrome c oxidase subunit IV: protein MDYGEHERTYQGFVVGAKWGTIAVCAILILMAIFLL, encoded by the coding sequence ATGGACTACGGTGAGCACGAGCGCACCTATCAAGGCTTCGTCGTCGGGGCGAAATGGGGAACCATCGCGGTCTGCGCCATACTCATTCTGATGGCGATCTTCCTCCTCTGA
- a CDS encoding Re/Si-specific NAD(P)(+) transhydrogenase subunit alpha: MLIAVPAETEQNEGRVAATPETVKKFLGLGAEVVVQSGAGLRSGLTDADYTEAGARIAATSEETLSGADVVLKVRRPSVTELPLIKRGALVIAVLDPYGDDAAVRSWADAGISAFSMEFMPRITRAQVMDVLSSQANLAGYRAVIDAAAEYGRALPMMMTAAGTVPAARAFVMGAGVAGLQAIATARRLGAVVSATDVRPAAKEQVASLGAKFIAVEDEEFKAAETAGGYAKQMSAEYQAKQAELTASHISKQDIVITTALIPGRPAPKLITAAMVASMRPGSVIIDLAVERGGNVEGAVPGEVVVTPNGVKIVGHLNVPGRLAATASSLYAKNLYAFAETLIDKASKALAVNWDDELVKATALTRDGAIVHPAFLPKA; the protein is encoded by the coding sequence ATGCTGATCGCCGTCCCCGCCGAGACCGAGCAGAATGAAGGGCGCGTTGCCGCGACGCCCGAGACGGTAAAGAAATTCCTGGGCCTCGGGGCCGAGGTGGTCGTGCAGAGCGGGGCTGGCCTGCGCTCCGGCTTGACCGATGCTGACTATACGGAAGCCGGCGCGCGTATCGCGGCGACATCGGAAGAGACCTTGAGCGGCGCCGATGTGGTGCTGAAGGTGCGGCGGCCGAGCGTCACCGAGCTCCCGTTGATCAAGCGGGGCGCCCTCGTGATCGCCGTGCTCGATCCCTATGGTGACGATGCTGCCGTGAGGAGCTGGGCGGATGCCGGCATCTCGGCATTTTCCATGGAATTCATGCCGCGCATTACCCGCGCGCAGGTGATGGACGTTCTGTCCTCGCAGGCCAATCTCGCGGGTTACCGCGCGGTCATCGACGCGGCCGCCGAATATGGACGGGCCTTGCCGATGATGATGACGGCCGCCGGCACCGTTCCCGCCGCGCGTGCCTTCGTGATGGGCGCGGGTGTCGCCGGCCTCCAGGCCATCGCGACGGCGCGACGTCTGGGCGCGGTCGTTTCCGCGACCGACGTGCGTCCCGCCGCGAAGGAGCAGGTGGCCTCCCTCGGCGCCAAGTTCATCGCGGTCGAGGACGAGGAGTTCAAGGCGGCCGAGACGGCCGGCGGCTATGCCAAGCAGATGTCGGCCGAGTACCAGGCCAAGCAGGCCGAGCTCACCGCGAGCCACATTTCCAAGCAGGACATCGTCATCACGACGGCGCTGATCCCCGGTCGTCCCGCGCCGAAGCTGATCACGGCCGCCATGGTGGCCTCGATGCGGCCGGGTTCGGTGATCATCGACCTCGCGGTCGAGCGCGGCGGCAATGTCGAGGGCGCGGTTCCCGGCGAGGTGGTGGTGACGCCGAACGGCGTGAAGATCGTCGGGCATCTCAACGTGCCGGGCCGTCTCGCCGCGACGGCATCGAGCCTCTATGCCAAGAACCTCTATGCCTTCGCCGAGACGCTGATCGACAAGGCGTCGAAGGCGCTGGCCGTGAACTGGGACGACGAACTCGTGAAAGCGACGGCGCTGACACGGGACGGCGCCATCGTGCATCCGGCCTTCCTGCCGAAAGCCTGA
- a CDS encoding proton-translocating transhydrogenase family protein, which produces MANLTPEEALERARAAADAARQAAEAAQTYADYAADMVGNVAHAATGGAVDPTVFRLAIFVLAVFVGYYVVWSVTPALHTPLMSVTNAISSVIVVGALLAVGVAVAPELGAGPWWAKVFGFIALILASINIFGGFLVTQRMLAMYKKKG; this is translated from the coding sequence ATGGCCAATCTTACGCCGGAGGAAGCGCTCGAACGCGCCCGTGCGGCAGCTGACGCGGCCCGGCAGGCCGCCGAGGCAGCGCAGACCTATGCCGACTACGCCGCTGACATGGTGGGCAACGTGGCCCATGCGGCCACGGGCGGAGCGGTCGACCCGACGGTTTTCCGCCTGGCGATCTTCGTGCTCGCGGTCTTCGTGGGCTACTATGTGGTCTGGTCGGTCACGCCGGCACTGCATACGCCATTGATGTCGGTCACCAACGCCATCTCGTCGGTGATCGTGGTGGGCGCTCTGCTTGCCGTGGGCGTCGCCGTGGCGCCTGAGCTCGGCGCCGGGCCCTGGTGGGCGAAAGTCTTCGGCTTCATCGCCTTGATCCTCGCCTCCATCAATATCTTCGGTGGCTTTCTGGTGACCCAGCGCATGCTCGCCATGTACAAGAAGAAGGGCTGA
- a CDS encoding NAD(P)(+) transhydrogenase (Re/Si-specific) subunit beta, with product MAANLSALLYLVAGVLFILALRGLSSPATSRQGNLYGMIGMGIAILTTIVFHPPADILSWLIIILGMAIGGGIGAVVAKRVPMTAMPQLVAAFHSGVGLAAVFVAAGALYAPEAFGLGAVGTIHGGSLVEMSLGVAIGAVTFTGSVIAFLKLDGRMSGKPIMLPQRHLLNIALGALLVVLIAVFVATESHVVFWLIALVSFVLGVTLIIPIGGADMPVVVSMLNSYSGWAAAGIGFTLGNLALIITGALVGSSGAILSYIMCKGMNRSFISVILGGFGGDSAAATSGAVETRPVKQGSADDAAFLMKNAAKVIIVPGYGMAVAQAQHALREMADKLKEEGVEVKYAIHPVAGRMPGHMNVLLAEANVPYDEVFELEDINSEFAQADVAFVIGANDVTNPAAKTDPASPIFGMPILDVEKAKTVLFIKRGMGSGYAGVENELFFKDNTMMLFGDAKKMVENILKSL from the coding sequence ATGGCCGCCAATCTATCTGCGCTGCTCTATCTCGTCGCCGGCGTCCTCTTCATCCTGGCCTTGCGCGGCCTGTCGTCTCCGGCGACCTCCCGCCAAGGCAATCTCTATGGCATGATCGGCATGGGGATCGCGATCCTCACGACCATCGTGTTCCATCCGCCGGCGGATATCCTGAGCTGGCTGATCATCATCCTGGGCATGGCCATTGGTGGCGGCATCGGCGCGGTCGTGGCAAAACGCGTGCCCATGACCGCGATGCCGCAGCTCGTGGCTGCGTTCCACTCCGGCGTCGGCCTTGCCGCGGTGTTCGTCGCCGCAGGCGCACTTTATGCCCCAGAAGCCTTCGGCCTCGGGGCAGTCGGCACGATCCACGGCGGCAGCCTCGTCGAGATGTCGCTCGGCGTGGCGATCGGCGCGGTCACCTTCACGGGCTCGGTCATCGCGTTCCTGAAGCTTGATGGCCGCATGTCCGGCAAGCCGATCATGCTGCCGCAGCGCCATCTCCTGAATATCGCCCTTGGCGCGCTTCTTGTCGTCTTGATCGCCGTGTTCGTTGCCACCGAGAGCCATGTGGTCTTCTGGCTGATCGCGCTGGTCTCCTTCGTGCTCGGCGTCACGCTGATCATCCCGATCGGCGGCGCCGACATGCCGGTCGTCGTGTCCATGCTCAACTCCTATTCGGGGTGGGCGGCCGCCGGCATCGGCTTCACGCTCGGCAATCTGGCGCTGATCATCACCGGTGCGCTCGTCGGCTCTTCGGGCGCGATCCTGTCCTACATCATGTGCAAGGGCATGAACCGCTCGTTCATCTCGGTCATCCTTGGCGGTTTCGGTGGTGACAGCGCGGCCGCGACCAGCGGTGCCGTCGAGACGCGGCCGGTCAAGCAGGGCTCGGCCGATGATGCTGCCTTCCTGATGAAGAACGCCGCCAAAGTCATCATCGTGCCGGGTTACGGCATGGCGGTGGCGCAGGCCCAGCATGCGCTGCGTGAAATGGCCGACAAGCTCAAGGAAGAGGGCGTCGAGGTCAAATATGCGATCCACCCGGTCGCTGGCCGCATGCCCGGCCATATGAACGTGCTTCTGGCCGAGGCCAACGTGCCCTATGACGAGGTCTTCGAGCTGGAGGACATCAATTCGGAATTCGCGCAGGCCGATGTCGCCTTTGTCATCGGCGCGAATGACGTGACCAATCCGGCCGCCAAGACCGATCCCGCCTCGCCGATCTTCGGCATGCCGATCCTTGACGTCGAGAAGGCCAAGACGGTCCTCTTCATCAAGCGCGGCATGGGTTCCGGCTACGCGGGCGTGGAGAACGAGCTGTTCTTCAAGGACAACACCATGATGCTGTTTGGTGATGCCAAGAAGATGGTGGAGAATATCCTCAAGTCGCTGTGA
- a CDS encoding alpha/beta hydrolase — protein sequence MSDAQHPPVMPPSPPPNLPPPPPEGSFPGLPQRPPDAPPRVRRNWRRLVALVIGAIALAYLAAVGALYSQQRHYLFPLDPARTDPVVAGIPGLAETTISTEDGETLVAWVLPPQEGKPVLLYFHGQSGNLARPGRLDRYKALSEDGEGLFIVSYRGYGGSTGSPSEEGLRADARAAYKAAAERFGAERLVAYGESLGTGVAVGLAAEVPLKGVILESPYTSTAEVGAARYPWAPVKLLMRDPFRSDELIGKIRAPLLILHGLQDHIIPYAQGVALFNLAPGPKRLVSFVGGGHVDLPDHGSIPQITMFLRDIDGATPLPEAQTRVVREILDAPEPAPQGQK from the coding sequence TTGTCGGACGCTCAGCATCCACCGGTGATGCCGCCTTCGCCGCCTCCCAATCTCCCGCCGCCACCGCCGGAGGGCTCTTTCCCCGGCCTGCCGCAGCGCCCGCCGGACGCGCCGCCGCGTGTCCGCCGCAACTGGCGGCGTCTTGTGGCGCTCGTCATCGGCGCGATCGCGCTGGCCTATCTCGCGGCGGTCGGCGCCCTCTACAGCCAGCAGCGGCATTATCTCTTCCCGCTTGATCCGGCGCGGACGGATCCGGTGGTCGCGGGTATCCCCGGGCTGGCTGAGACGACCATCAGCACCGAGGACGGTGAAACTCTGGTCGCCTGGGTTCTGCCTCCTCAGGAGGGCAAGCCCGTCCTTCTTTATTTCCATGGGCAAAGCGGCAATCTCGCGCGTCCCGGCCGGCTCGACCGCTACAAGGCCTTGAGCGAGGATGGCGAGGGCCTGTTCATCGTCAGCTACCGCGGCTATGGCGGCTCTACGGGCAGCCCGTCCGAGGAAGGACTGCGGGCGGACGCGCGCGCCGCATACAAAGCCGCCGCTGAACGGTTCGGCGCCGAGCGCCTGGTTGCCTATGGCGAATCACTCGGCACCGGCGTCGCCGTGGGTCTCGCGGCGGAAGTCCCGCTCAAGGGTGTCATTCTGGAATCGCCCTACACCTCGACCGCCGAGGTCGGCGCGGCGCGCTACCCCTGGGCGCCGGTCAAGCTCCTGATGCGCGACCCGTTCCGGTCGGATGAGCTGATCGGCAAGATACGCGCCCCGCTCCTCATCCTGCACGGGCTCCAGGACCACATCATCCCCTACGCGCAAGGCGTTGCGCTGTTCAACCTGGCGCCGGGGCCGAAGCGGCTGGTCTCGTTTGTGGGCGGGGGACATGTGGACCTGCCGGACCACGGCTCCATCCCCCAGATAACCATGTTCCTGCGGGATATCGACGGCGCGACGCCGCTGCCGGAGGCACAGACTCGCGTTGTCAGGGAAATCCTGGACGCGCCGGAGCCGGCGCCTCAGGGCCAGAAGTAA
- a CDS encoding YdcH family protein: MSLQAHIMELKRRHQALEEEIQSTLASPSNASTLKVAELKRKKLQLKDELEQLQHGMASKSLH, from the coding sequence ATGTCTTTGCAGGCCCATATCATGGAGCTCAAGAGGCGGCATCAGGCCCTCGAGGAGGAGATACAATCGACACTCGCGAGCCCGTCTAATGCCAGCACACTCAAGGTGGCCGAGCTCAAACGCAAAAAACTCCAGCTCAAGGACGAGCTAGAGCAATTGCAGCATGGCATGGCGTCCAAGTCCTTACATTAG
- a CDS encoding IclR family transcriptional regulator: MAVRSLSTVLKTLAVLDAAGRSDRPLRLVDFCRATGEARGAVYQRLVTLIEAGWIEATDEGTYRLSLRIVPYANRALDQASLGTRLADVLQQIVVDTGETASLAVLEDGEAVIVQRVESKGILRSDLRVGKRLELARTALGRALAAYAQPEILAHLAELGVDLPPEEVMREVREQGYSVSVLSGPRTVSAVASPIFDSRGHCIGAISVSGPTAGFDKDKCARAAVAAAERANSRLMGMAAE; the protein is encoded by the coding sequence ATGGCAGTTCGTTCTCTCTCCACGGTTTTGAAAACGCTTGCCGTTCTTGATGCGGCGGGGCGGTCCGATCGTCCCTTGCGGCTTGTCGATTTCTGTCGCGCGACAGGAGAGGCGAGGGGCGCGGTCTATCAGCGGCTGGTGACCCTGATCGAGGCGGGATGGATCGAAGCGACCGACGAGGGCACCTATCGATTGTCGTTGCGCATCGTGCCCTATGCCAACCGCGCGCTCGACCAGGCGAGCCTTGGGACGCGGCTCGCGGATGTGCTGCAGCAGATCGTCGTTGATACCGGCGAAACCGCTTCGCTCGCGGTGCTCGAGGATGGCGAGGCCGTCATCGTCCAGCGCGTGGAATCGAAGGGCATCCTGCGGTCCGACCTGCGGGTCGGCAAGCGTCTGGAACTGGCGCGCACGGCGCTTGGGCGTGCCCTCGCCGCCTATGCGCAGCCAGAGATTCTGGCGCATCTCGCCGAGCTCGGGGTGGATCTTCCTCCCGAGGAGGTGATGCGTGAGGTGCGCGAGCAGGGCTACTCCGTGTCCGTTCTCTCAGGCCCGCGCACGGTCTCGGCTGTGGCGAGCCCGATCTTCGACAGCCGCGGCCACTGCATCGGCGCCATTTCGGTGTCCGGGCCGACGGCTGGTTTCGACAAGGACAAATGCGCGCGCGCGGCCGTCGCGGCCGCCGAACGCGCCAATTCACGCTTGATGGGAATGGCTGCCGAATGA
- a CDS encoding dipeptidase, which translates to MLIDALQCGNFDRDVFEELKAGGFTCVTPTLGFWEGTLESLDELGRWRDREREYPDLIKIVRKADDIRAAEREGKVGVLLGYQNTNLLEDRIAYVELFADLGVRVLQLTYNNQNELGGSCYEEQDSGLARFGREVVREMNRTGIVIDCSHVGDKTTLDAIEYSQKPVAITHANADSLFPHKRNKTDPVLKALSQTGGVIGCAAYRNITPADACVTVDAWCEMVARTVEIAGIDHVGLGTDYSHKTGPNHLDWMRKGRWTRGVQYGAGSAAVPGKVAKPDWLVNIGSLNSVEGGLRRVGFDEEGIAKIMGGNWLRLYEEVFG; encoded by the coding sequence ATGCTCATCGACGCGTTGCAATGCGGAAATTTCGACCGGGACGTGTTCGAGGAACTGAAGGCGGGCGGCTTCACCTGCGTCACGCCCACCCTCGGTTTCTGGGAGGGCACGCTCGAATCCCTCGATGAGCTCGGCCGCTGGCGCGACCGGGAGCGGGAATATCCCGATCTCATCAAGATCGTGCGCAAGGCCGACGACATCCGCGCCGCCGAACGCGAGGGCAAGGTCGGCGTCCTGCTCGGCTACCAGAACACCAACCTGCTCGAGGACCGGATCGCCTATGTCGAGCTGTTCGCCGATCTCGGCGTGCGTGTTCTCCAGCTCACCTACAACAACCAGAACGAACTCGGCGGCAGCTGCTACGAGGAGCAAGACAGCGGGCTTGCTCGCTTCGGCCGGGAGGTCGTGCGCGAGATGAACCGCACCGGCATCGTCATTGATTGCTCGCATGTGGGCGACAAGACAACCCTCGACGCCATCGAATACTCGCAGAAGCCGGTAGCGATCACCCATGCCAATGCCGATTCATTGTTTCCGCACAAGCGGAACAAGACGGATCCGGTCCTGAAGGCCTTGTCGCAGACAGGCGGCGTCATCGGTTGCGCTGCCTATCGCAATATCACGCCCGCCGATGCCTGCGTCACCGTGGATGCCTGGTGCGAGATGGTGGCGCGCACCGTCGAGATCGCCGGCATCGACCATGTCGGCCTCGGCACCGACTACAGCCACAAGACAGGCCCGAACCATCTGGACTGGATGCGCAAGGGCCGCTGGACGCGCGGTGTGCAGTATGGCGCGGGTTCGGCCGCCGTCCCGGGCAAGGTCGCGAAGCCGGACTGGCTCGTCAATATCGGCTCGTTGAACAGCGTCGAGGGCGGTTTGCGCCGTGTCGGCTTTGATGAGGAAGGTATCGCCAAGATCATGGGGGGCAACTGGCTGCGCCTCTATGAAGAGGTTTTTGGATAA
- a CDS encoding ABC transporter substrate-binding protein, whose product MTKSDISGVCSPEQAVSTAATKVSRRSFLATAAAGAALSMPAVRRAVADEKVLYVNTWGGAWEESAKEALFTPFTRDTGIEIRTVAPVSFAKLAAQVRTGVYEFDVTTLGVAELGRANQAKLIAAPEKSILDPAKLWPGAVVLDGVASHAFGNVMAFRNEKFPAPGLQSWADFWDVQKFPGSRCLQRYAGRVIPIALLADGVAPDKLFPMDLDRAFKSLDRIKPYIRVWWSQGPQSQQLLRDGEVDAIGMWNTQVQRLVEAKAPITVSWNQAVVDVAYWAVARGTPRSENAWRFVNYAVQPEPLAKFSVKNDYGPMNPEAFKFIPEDKAKQLPTWPENFKNSIVLDPAKMLPQIDEFSKRFDQWIAS is encoded by the coding sequence ATGACAAAGTCAGATATCAGCGGTGTCTGCTCTCCTGAGCAGGCCGTATCGACTGCAGCAACCAAGGTTTCGCGCCGCTCGTTCCTGGCAACGGCTGCAGCGGGCGCGGCGTTGTCCATGCCGGCTGTGCGCCGGGCGGTGGCGGACGAAAAGGTGCTCTATGTGAATACATGGGGCGGTGCCTGGGAGGAATCGGCGAAGGAAGCACTGTTTACGCCGTTCACCCGCGATACCGGCATCGAGATCCGCACCGTCGCGCCGGTGTCCTTCGCGAAGCTCGCGGCGCAGGTGCGCACCGGCGTCTACGAATTCGACGTCACGACGCTGGGGGTCGCCGAACTCGGGCGCGCCAATCAGGCCAAGCTGATCGCCGCACCGGAAAAGTCGATCCTCGATCCGGCGAAGCTGTGGCCGGGCGCCGTGGTGCTCGACGGCGTGGCCTCGCACGCCTTCGGCAATGTCATGGCCTTCCGCAATGAGAAGTTTCCCGCCCCTGGGCTGCAGAGCTGGGCCGACTTTTGGGACGTCCAGAAATTCCCGGGCTCACGCTGCCTGCAGCGCTATGCCGGCCGCGTCATCCCCATCGCGCTCCTGGCCGATGGTGTCGCGCCCGACAAGCTGTTCCCGATGGATCTCGACCGGGCCTTCAAGTCGCTCGACAGGATCAAGCCTTATATCCGCGTGTGGTGGTCGCAAGGGCCGCAATCCCAGCAGTTGCTGCGCGACGGTGAGGTCGATGCCATCGGCATGTGGAACACGCAGGTGCAGCGCCTTGTCGAGGCGAAAGCCCCAATCACGGTGAGCTGGAATCAGGCCGTGGTCGACGTGGCCTACTGGGCGGTCGCCCGAGGCACGCCGCGCTCCGAGAACGCCTGGCGCTTCGTGAACTACGCCGTGCAGCCGGAACCGCTTGCGAAGTTCTCCGTGAAGAATGACTATGGCCCGATGAATCCAGAGGCTTTCAAGTTTATTCCGGAAGATAAGGCCAAGCAGCTGCCGACATGGCCCGAAAACTTCAAGAACTCGATCGTGCTTGATCCTGCGAAAATGCTGCCGCAGATCGATGAGTTCTCGAAGCGTTTTGACCAGTGGATCGCGAGCTGA
- a CDS encoding ABC transporter permease: MGSSVSRLLRGPAVLYLPAALFLLVFFLVPLFNVAWMSFTEPDTGFGNYTAFFASSFDVGVLLNTFKTAAIVTLISLIFAYPVAYVAARYGGALGSILLLVVTLSFWTSFLVRTYAWMVILGVKGPITAALIMLGWSPPPQILFTTFASTFAMTHLLMPFMILTLYAVMRRIDGTYMRAAAGLGARPLKAFTSIYLPLSLPGIANGSVLVFITCLGFYVTPVLLGSPRDKMIAGRIGDEIEQMLNFGGASAMAIVLLVATLGLFALYSRFFGLDKLWR, encoded by the coding sequence ATGGGGTCGAGCGTCTCGCGCTTGTTGAGAGGGCCGGCTGTGCTTTATTTGCCAGCCGCGCTCTTTCTGCTTGTCTTCTTTCTCGTGCCGCTTTTCAACGTGGCCTGGATGAGCTTTACTGAGCCGGATACCGGGTTCGGCAACTATACCGCTTTCTTCGCATCGTCCTTCGACGTCGGCGTCCTGTTGAATACGTTCAAGACAGCGGCGATCGTCACGCTCATCTCCCTTATCTTCGCCTATCCCGTCGCCTATGTGGCCGCGCGCTATGGTGGGGCGCTTGGTTCCATCCTGCTGCTGGTCGTCACCTTAAGTTTCTGGACGAGCTTCCTGGTCCGCACCTATGCGTGGATGGTGATCCTCGGCGTCAAGGGGCCGATCACGGCGGCGCTCATCATGCTCGGCTGGTCGCCGCCGCCGCAGATCCTGTTCACGACCTTCGCCTCCACCTTCGCCATGACGCATCTCCTGATGCCGTTCATGATCCTCACCCTCTACGCGGTCATGCGGCGTATCGATGGCACCTACATGCGCGCCGCCGCAGGACTAGGCGCCAGGCCTCTCAAGGCTTTCACCTCGATCTATCTGCCCCTCAGTCTGCCGGGCATCGCCAATGGCTCGGTGCTGGTCTTCATCACATGCCTTGGCTTCTATGTCACACCGGTCCTGCTCGGCAGCCCGCGCGACAAGATGATCGCGGGGCGCATTGGTGACGAGATCGAGCAGATGCTGAACTTCGGCGGTGCTTCGGCGATGGCGATCGTTCTTCTTGTCGCGACGCTCGGCCTGTTCGCGCTCTACAGCCGCTTCTTCGGCCTCGACAAGCTCTGGAGATAG
- a CDS encoding ABC transporter permease → MYSENTLPVKLLAVLIALFIAAPMFVVIPMSFSTAPSLEFPPPGYWLGYYERFFTDRNWTLPLFNSIVIGLGTTVLTLVLAAPAAFALVRHDFRGKALLNLALMMPLVVPHIVMALAYYSYFGMLRLVQSYTGLILAHTCLSMPVAILILTAALKTFDRNLERAAANLGSRPLTTFRLITLPVLKPAFLVAGLFVFIHSFDETVIALFISGRDTTTLPRQMFNSFLMQADPVLSAASSVLFTAVLIAVAVPAVVRAVRGKRAVSPRS, encoded by the coding sequence ATGTATTCGGAAAATACCCTTCCGGTGAAGCTGCTTGCGGTGCTGATCGCACTCTTCATTGCCGCACCGATGTTCGTCGTCATCCCCATGTCGTTCTCGACGGCGCCCTCCCTCGAGTTCCCGCCGCCGGGATACTGGCTCGGCTACTACGAGCGCTTCTTCACCGATCGGAACTGGACGCTGCCCTTGTTCAATTCCATCGTCATCGGGCTTGGCACCACGGTGCTGACGCTGGTGCTCGCGGCGCCCGCGGCTTTCGCGCTCGTGCGTCACGATTTCCGCGGCAAGGCGTTGCTCAATCTCGCCCTGATGATGCCGCTCGTCGTGCCGCATATCGTCATGGCGCTCGCCTATTACAGCTATTTCGGCATGCTGCGGCTCGTGCAGAGCTACACCGGCCTCATCCTCGCCCATACCTGCCTCTCGATGCCGGTGGCGATCCTCATCCTGACGGCGGCGCTGAAGACCTTCGACCGCAATCTGGAGCGGGCCGCCGCCAATCTCGGCTCGCGGCCGCTGACCACCTTCCGGCTCATCACCTTGCCGGTGCTGAAGCCCGCGTTCCTTGTCGCCGGCCTCTTCGTCTTCATCCACTCCTTCGATGAGACGGTGATCGCCTTGTTCATCTCCGGTCGCGATACCACGACGCTGCCCCGGCAGATGTTCAACTCGTTCCTCATGCAGGCCGACCCGGTGCTGTCGGCCGCGTCCTCCGTCCTTTTCACCGCCGTGCTCATCGCAGTCGCTGTGCCGGCCGTCGTGCGGGCGGTGCGCGGCAAGCGCGCGGTCTCCCCACGATCGTAG